In the Oncorhynchus keta strain PuntledgeMale-10-30-2019 chromosome 32, Oket_V2, whole genome shotgun sequence genome, TAGCAGCATCCTATTCCCCTCCAACAACGcccgttcaccttcacacactGCTGACAGATTAtatgtgcctgtgcgtgtgtgggAGATTAGTAGTCATATCCGAAGACAAAGATCTAACTTACCTCACTTTCACCAAGGTTTGCTGACCTCCCTGGCAGTAATTCTTCCTGTCATGACAGATCCATTTCCTCATACCCTGCACATTAAAACCCCCCTATTGCCAAGACACTACACACAGGCCCCCTTTCTTAGCATGTCCATGAACACATTTCAGAGCTGATGAATGGCAAATACTGATCCCTTGCACCAAACCGATTCGGACATGGTGTGTGATATGTTTCAAGGCTCTAGTAACAGGCCCACTATATTCACAATGACCATAAGCCACAGACGAGCACATTAAACACTTGTTAGCATGAATAAGACCTCACCAAACCCACACAAACCCCTCTGTGCATTTTTGATAACTAAGGCCGAGCAGATTGCAAAGCGCTAAGCTTTCCAAAGCCATCTTACAGGACATTGGTCCTTTTTCACAGCGTGACAGTGGAGTGCAAAATATCAACTATCATACTGCTGTCAATAGACCAAAGCTGAAGGGCATTTTACTCTGCTGAACATTCAATGAAAACATCTGTGCAATAGGAGGGTGGTTACTCCTCTGGTTAGAGAAACTGTAATCAAAATccacaacaaaaaaacagaatatTAAATGATATGGAAATAATCATATTGAAATATATAGTGGAGGTTGTAGTAGTAATAAAACAAATTATACGATGTAGTATCAGTAAGAACAATTTTCCCCAAAAAATACTTGAGCATTACTGCCCTACTGCtgcaacagaaatactcataagaAAGGCTTAGTTGGCCAGCACCACTGGCTGGAAGGCCTGGCTGGGATATTGCAGGTTATACCCCCCTATACCTTCCACAAATGAGGGCTTCTCCATGTAAGAAATCCCACCGCTACCACCAATGGCACCAACAGCTGGACCAGGTGGGGGGCTGGAGAATGGGTCAAATGAGGGGTGGGAGTGGGCGGGGTGAGGGTGCTGGAAGGGGCTTGAGTGTGAAAGTATGAGCGGAGCATCGTTGTCAAAGTATAGGGGCCCTGGGGATGCCGGGTAAACAAACTCTTTGGCATTAGGGGAGAGCTGGCTGGGGATCTGAGCCCCCAGGGAGTGCAGGGAGACTGAGAGGGGCTTGTGTTTCAGCAGCCCTGGGGGAGAGATGTTGGTGGGGGAACGGGCGAGCATCCTCTGTGGCGGGGGCACGCCTACACCCGAGCCGCCAGCCGATCCGGAACCGCCACACTTCTTCATCTTGGTGGAGCCAAATTTTGTTGCGGCGAAACTGGCCGTGGTGAAGGTGATGGGCTGCAGCGGTGGACGGGTGGTGGGCAGGGCAGCCGTTGGCTGCTGAGAGGGGGGGTAAGGGAGTCCCCCACTTGGAGGGGAAGGTGTGGATGTGTTAGAGGAGTGGGCAGTTGGGTTCGTGGGTGTGCTGGAGCTGGGATAGCTGAAAATCACTGGGCAGGATGAGGCCGAGAGGGGTGCGGGTGTGCTGGAGATGGAAGGAAGCAGAATTGGAGATATCTGGGCTCCAATTGGAACAAACACCTGGGCCTCAGGGTTGAACCCTAAGCTCTtggcctcctctacctccatgTCCCCTTTACTCACTCCACTTACTACTTCCACCATTTCGCCTTCTCCACCTAAGCCGGACGGATCCTCAAAGTACAGGACCTTAACGGCTCCATTCTCCCCGATTTGGTAGGACACTTCATAGGGGTCGATCCACACACTCAGCTCAGGGGGGACATTGGCACGCACTTCCTCTGTGTCCAGTCCACTTCTCCTGGCAGCTAGCTCCACCACTGGGTCACTGGGGGCCCCTAGGTGCAAACAGCGGAAGGCAGAGCCCCGCAAAGGAGCTTCAGGGTACCAGTGGCCTTCATAGTGTGACAACAGTATCTGCGCCAACTCTTCCCCGAAGAGGTCAGCACGACGACGGGGCAGTTTGTTGTACAGGTAGGACACAATGAAATTCAGAGCTACCTTTACCTCTAGGTGCATGACTGTACCTGGTCTGGATAGTCAGGTATTCAAATCAAGCCCAAAATTAGACAATACTGGAACAGTTATCTCTGGCTTGTAGAAGTCTGATGTTTTCTTCTCCACTACATGTACTGCAGGTAAGTTGAAATCGGGCAGAATCTTTAAACCTCTTCCTGGGTGATCAACATGGACAGACTTGATGACCAGGAGGCCAAAAACTAGTCCAAACAGTTGTTTTCAGTTGACAGGTAACAAGACTTGCCAGGTAACGAGAGGAGTCCAACTGGTGGAAAAATAAAAACATGGTGTTAGGTCTAGGAAAGTAAAAGGCAGACCAAATAGGCTCAACAGAAGGGATAATGAGAGAGTGAATGGGTTAGCCAGCCAACGTGGAGGGGGTGTAACAGATGCAGTGATTGAGGTAGAAAGCCATGATAATCTGCTTCTGCCAGATGCTTCACTACTCAGGATTACACAATTAGAGAAAGTTCCAAATCAAGAGTAGGCTGTGGGTGTACAGCTCACATGTAGGCATGTTTTGCATACTGTAAATGGCACGGTACAGGCTACAGTGCATAAAGGACACCATTTCCCACCATGCAGCACTATTAACGTCATCACAACACGTGCAACACAGTCCACCTACGCACCATAAACATTGCCCAGCAGCCAGGATTACCCAGCAAGCTAAATTTAACAACTGTATACTTGATCTATGAGAACATGGTTATAATGTATGCATCAAGGACAATGAATGTTATATTGTGAATCAGATTAGGTTGAGCAAAAAAAAAGATCATTATTGATATGAGATATAGCTACTCTGTTTGCAGGCAGAACATTGCATCGATGGCTAGAAGATGGGCAAGAACAAGACACAATACACAACCTGACTTCCCTTGTCATTTTTACTTGTGTGAAACAGTTCAATAGGAGATGTTTGGAATATAGCAGACAAACTTTCACCTTTGACTACATTTAAACCAATGACAATCAAGTTTACAGTACATCTTCAAAAAGAATTAACCACCATAGTCATATCCAATATCATTCCATTTCTTCCCTACAAAGTTGTTCTTATGCAACTGGGACTttatgtacagtacacagtaAAACCAGTCATGTATCAAAATGGATCCTAGTTGTTAGTGTTGACAATTGACCTATAATGCATATACTGTATTAGTTAATGCAACATTATTCAACCATAAACATGTTCGTTTGTCATAGTTGTGTCCTACTACTAAATAGACTACACAATCCAACAGTAGGTTACATGACCTAAGCTGACTGTTGACATGTTTACAgtgcatcatcaccaccataAAGCACACCTGTCCACTCATTGTAACAATGTAGCAAGCTTATGCAAGTGAATACTATACTTGTATATTGTAACAGAACACATTCCCCTAAATCATTTATGGGGAGGTAGCCTAATAATAAATAATAGATTAAAGAGAAAAAGTAGCAACCCTGGATATTGATGATAAGGGGTGTGAAAACAATGTCTACAATTTGTAGGCAAACTTCGTTAACTCAAGCAAAACAATAGGCAACATACAGTAAAGCAATAGAGTGATGGTGAGCAATGACAGTAGCCTGCCTATATGGCTTTGAAGTGCCGTGGTGAAGCCTATCCCAAAGGTCCAATACCTGCTTCTCTACATGATGGCAATTCCACCTTTCACCAATAAGGACACATATGATACTATTATTCTAACAAACTGGAAGATCTTAAATTGGCACTGTAAATAAATAAGGAGACTAATTAAGTGGTGAACGTTGCAGTCTCGTGTCATTATGTC is a window encoding:
- the LOC118365452 gene encoding protein Tob2-like translates to MHLEVKVALNFIVSYLYNKLPRRRADLFGEELAQILLSHYEGHWYPEAPLRGSAFRCLHLGAPSDPVVELAARRSGLDTEEVRANVPPELSVWIDPYEVSYQIGENGAVKVLYFEDPSGLGGEGEMVEVVSGVSKGDMEVEEAKSLGFNPEAQVFVPIGAQISPILLPSISSTPAPLSASSCPVIFSYPSSSTPTNPTAHSSNTSTPSPPSGGLPYPPSQQPTAALPTTRPPLQPITFTTASFAATKFGSTKMKKCGGSGSAGGSGVGVPPPQRMLARSPTNISPPGLLKHKPLSVSLHSLGAQIPSQLSPNAKEFVYPASPGPLYFDNDAPLILSHSSPFQHPHPAHSHPSFDPFSSPPPGPAVGAIGGSGGISYMEKPSFVEGIGGYNLQYPSQAFQPVVLAN